The Mycobacterium sp. 3519A genome contains a region encoding:
- the npdG gene encoding NADPH-dependent F420 reductase, whose amino-acid sequence MSILGGTGNLGFGLAMRLGVAGYTVCLGSRDADRARRAAERAGELVDRGAFTGCLNSEAVARADRLVVAAVPFASHVETLRSVAGQWRAGQVLLDTTVPLATAVGGRPTHLVEPWHGSAAQQARSAIDERVALASGLHTISAAALRDLAKPLNQDTLICGDVAAKRVVTAAMQRIAGLRVVDAGSLEMSRLLEGLTPVLIGINIRHKTHAGIQVTHLNTQSSEDVIPA is encoded by the coding sequence GTGTCGATTCTCGGTGGCACCGGCAATCTGGGTTTCGGCCTTGCGATGCGGCTTGGCGTCGCCGGGTACACCGTCTGTCTCGGCTCGCGTGACGCCGACCGCGCCAGGCGGGCCGCCGAACGGGCCGGCGAACTCGTCGATCGCGGCGCATTCACCGGCTGCCTGAACAGCGAAGCGGTGGCGCGGGCTGATCGCCTCGTCGTCGCCGCCGTCCCGTTCGCCAGCCACGTCGAAACGCTGAGATCCGTTGCGGGCCAGTGGCGGGCGGGTCAGGTGTTGCTGGACACCACGGTTCCGCTCGCCACCGCGGTCGGAGGACGCCCCACGCATCTTGTCGAGCCTTGGCACGGATCCGCCGCCCAGCAGGCCCGGTCGGCGATCGACGAACGGGTGGCCTTGGCGTCCGGCTTGCACACGATCAGCGCGGCAGCGCTGCGCGACCTCGCAAAGCCCCTCAACCAGGACACCCTGATCTGTGGTGATGTGGCAGCCAAGCGGGTCGTCACCGCCGCAATGCAACGCATCGCGGGCCTGCGCGTCGTCGATGCGGGGTCGCTCGAAATGAGCCGTCTTCTCGAAGGACTCACCCCGGTTCTGATCGGGATCAACATCCGGCACAAGACACACGCCGGCATCCAGGTGACTCACCTGAACACGCAGTCGTCCGAAGACGTCATCCCGGCTTGA
- a CDS encoding RidA family protein: MTESIATVDRHKSTLQRLAEFGLTLPSAAVPVASYVPAVRAGNVIYTSGQLPLDSGSLIHTGKVGSDVSVHDATVAARICTLNALAAIGTLADLDSIVRVVKVVGFVASAPGFNQQPSVINGASDLLVATFGNAGKHARSAIGVAELPLNSPVEVEMIVEIRST; this comes from the coding sequence ATGACTGAGTCGATAGCCACTGTTGACCGGCACAAGAGCACGCTGCAGCGGCTGGCCGAATTCGGTCTGACGTTGCCATCCGCCGCAGTTCCAGTAGCCAGCTACGTGCCCGCGGTCCGTGCCGGCAACGTCATCTACACCTCGGGCCAGCTGCCGCTCGATTCCGGCTCGCTCATCCACACCGGCAAGGTCGGATCCGACGTGTCGGTGCATGACGCGACGGTCGCCGCACGGATCTGCACGTTGAACGCCTTGGCTGCGATCGGTACGCTCGCCGACCTCGATTCGATCGTCCGAGTGGTGAAGGTCGTCGGGTTCGTCGCCTCCGCACCGGGATTCAATCAGCAACCGTCGGTGATCAACGGCGCCAGTGATCTGCTGGTCGCCACGTTCGGCAATGCGGGCAAGCACGCACGCTCTGCCATCGGAGTTGCCGAGCTGCCGTTGAATTCACCCGTGGAGGTCGAGATGATCGTCGAAATCCGAAGTACGTGA
- a CDS encoding GntR family transcriptional regulator, with the protein MAARQHPVLHQTLSHQIRDTLVRQIVSGELEPGERLVETKVAAMFGTSQAPVREALRELETFGLVEIRPRRGTFVRSFVRETLHESYVLRAALEETATRLVLMASTVPFDELTETVERMRGAAGRDDTDAVGLETVAFHRHIVNAAGNELIRRSWENLHIEARTSVTIMASAPDLHAIADDHQALLVSLTDGGIDAACELARQHQWNYAQVPGDTAPS; encoded by the coding sequence ATGGCCGCGCGTCAACACCCGGTTCTGCACCAAACACTGAGCCATCAGATCCGCGACACGCTGGTGCGTCAAATCGTCTCGGGAGAGTTGGAACCGGGCGAACGACTGGTCGAAACCAAGGTCGCCGCCATGTTCGGCACCAGCCAGGCCCCGGTCCGGGAGGCCCTGCGGGAATTGGAGACCTTCGGACTTGTCGAGATCAGGCCACGGCGCGGCACGTTCGTGAGGTCCTTCGTGCGAGAGACATTGCACGAGAGCTATGTCCTTCGCGCTGCGCTCGAGGAGACGGCGACACGGCTCGTGCTGATGGCTTCGACGGTGCCGTTCGACGAGCTGACCGAGACCGTCGAGCGGATGCGGGGCGCGGCGGGCAGAGACGACACCGACGCTGTGGGTTTGGAAACCGTGGCATTCCACCGACACATCGTGAACGCCGCTGGCAACGAACTCATCAGACGCTCGTGGGAGAACCTGCACATCGAGGCGCGGACGTCAGTGACGATCATGGCGAGCGCACCGGACCTGCACGCCATCGCCGACGATCATCAGGCTCTTCTCGTCTCCTTGACCGACGGCGGTATCGACGCCGCGTGTGAACTGGCGCGCCAGCACCAATGGAACTACGCACAAGTTCCCGGTGACACCGCGCCGAGCTGA
- a CDS encoding PDR/VanB family oxidoreductase — protein sequence MLEGRTLQSRLRVSAVVRHAEGVLGLELRSPDGSQLPEWTPGAHIEVELAEGIVRHYSLCGSPSDPYVWRIAVLRERASRGGSKLIHDSVRPGDALSIRVLRNNFALVDADRYLFIAGGIGITPILPMLHEVARRGRPWSLVYGGRTRDSMAFVEQLTAVPGGDLHVMPEDEFGLLDLDRFLGTPQPHTAVYCCGPGPLLDAVEQQCKRWPAGALHVERFAPRAGGTDGEFDVRLASTGDCLRVPADRTLLEVLEDAGFAIDNSCRAGICGTCELAVTDGIPEHNDDVLSDEERDSNDVILPCVSRSKTPVLTVDL from the coding sequence ATGCTCGAAGGTAGGACTCTTCAATCACGCCTGCGGGTTTCGGCAGTCGTCCGCCACGCCGAGGGTGTGCTCGGTCTCGAATTGCGTTCGCCTGACGGGTCACAACTGCCGGAGTGGACTCCCGGCGCGCACATCGAGGTGGAACTGGCGGAAGGAATCGTGCGGCACTACTCGCTGTGCGGAAGTCCGAGCGACCCCTATGTATGGCGGATCGCCGTACTGCGCGAGCGTGCCAGCCGAGGCGGATCGAAGCTGATCCATGACAGTGTGCGGCCGGGCGACGCACTCTCAATCCGAGTGCTGCGCAACAACTTTGCCCTCGTCGACGCCGACCGCTATCTGTTCATCGCAGGAGGTATCGGGATCACCCCGATCCTGCCGATGCTGCACGAAGTGGCGCGCCGCGGCCGACCGTGGTCGCTTGTCTACGGCGGTCGAACCCGCGATTCGATGGCATTCGTCGAGCAGTTGACCGCGGTACCCGGTGGCGACTTGCACGTGATGCCCGAAGACGAGTTCGGCCTCTTGGACCTCGACCGCTTTCTGGGTACGCCTCAGCCTCACACGGCCGTCTACTGCTGCGGACCTGGCCCACTGCTGGATGCCGTTGAGCAGCAATGCAAACGGTGGCCCGCCGGTGCACTGCATGTGGAGCGCTTCGCGCCGCGGGCAGGCGGCACCGACGGTGAGTTCGACGTGCGCCTGGCTTCCACAGGCGACTGTCTGCGCGTGCCCGCCGATCGGACACTTCTCGAAGTCCTCGAAGATGCCGGCTTCGCGATCGACAACTCATGTCGCGCAGGGATATGCGGCACGTGCGAGCTGGCGGTGACGGACGGCATCCCCGAGCACAACGACGACGTGCTGAGCGACGAGGAGAGAGATTCGAACGACGTCATCCTGCCCTGCGTCTCCAGGTCCAAGACTCCCGTGCTGACCGTCGATCTGTAG
- a CDS encoding cytosine permease: MNDRSTQASTRMGQSPPVKSPDSTLVPERRGIAHVPVSQRYGNPRNQFTVRFAPVIYLAGIYLGASGGPLGLGFTGSVSAIVLANILGSIVTGLCAVMGPRLGMPQLPMGRAPFGYFGNYLPAFLTLLMCIGYYSVGTVLGAKSLADLLHTPYAATVVVVAAVSILIGIFGYKILHTLGKVITNVSIVVLTVVSVVLIFRGGGPGTAATVSGTDYWLAWSVLFTAVFGYTASWAPYASDYSRYLPENSSPKSIFTAATAGLFASTTWMMCLGAGLITLLPDGDVLDTFGLALPDWLRYVVLLTLGLSAIPHNSVNLYSGAMNSLTCDVKLPQWVTVTVAGLIGLVIALVFGGDQFQANFLLFLHVLSYYITPWVAVLIVDYYVVQRSGRNTPAVENYYTPTGVFGRYNAAGLAALLVGVIVSIPFMANDFYTGPVGHALGGADLSYFVSGIVAALLYLGIRRRTAPHGMLPPTSVA, from the coding sequence ATGAACGACCGAAGCACGCAGGCCAGCACCAGGATGGGGCAGTCGCCTCCGGTGAAATCCCCGGACAGCACGTTGGTGCCCGAGCGTCGCGGCATCGCGCACGTCCCGGTGAGCCAGCGGTACGGAAACCCCCGCAACCAGTTCACGGTGCGCTTCGCCCCGGTGATCTATCTGGCCGGCATCTACCTCGGCGCCAGCGGCGGCCCGCTGGGGCTGGGCTTCACGGGCAGCGTCAGCGCGATCGTCCTCGCCAACATCTTGGGCTCCATCGTCACCGGGCTGTGTGCGGTGATGGGCCCGCGGCTCGGAATGCCGCAGCTGCCGATGGGCCGGGCGCCCTTCGGATATTTCGGAAATTACCTGCCCGCGTTCCTCACGCTCCTGATGTGCATCGGCTACTACAGCGTCGGAACGGTTCTCGGCGCCAAGTCGCTTGCCGACCTGCTGCACACCCCGTACGCCGCCACAGTCGTGGTCGTCGCGGCGGTCAGCATCCTCATCGGGATCTTCGGCTACAAGATCCTGCACACGCTGGGCAAGGTCATCACCAACGTGAGCATCGTCGTGCTCACCGTCGTCTCGGTCGTGCTCATCTTCCGTGGCGGTGGCCCCGGCACCGCGGCCACAGTGTCCGGCACCGACTACTGGCTGGCATGGTCTGTCCTCTTCACGGCGGTTTTCGGGTACACCGCGAGCTGGGCTCCCTACGCTTCGGACTACTCCCGCTACCTGCCGGAGAACAGCAGCCCGAAGTCGATCTTCACCGCGGCCACCGCCGGTCTGTTCGCATCGACCACATGGATGATGTGCCTGGGCGCGGGACTCATCACGCTGCTCCCCGACGGTGATGTGCTCGACACGTTCGGTCTCGCGCTACCGGACTGGCTGCGTTACGTCGTCCTGCTCACGCTCGGGCTGTCGGCCATCCCGCACAACTCCGTCAATCTCTATAGCGGAGCGATGAATTCGTTGACGTGCGACGTGAAGTTGCCGCAGTGGGTCACCGTGACGGTCGCCGGTCTCATCGGACTCGTCATCGCCTTGGTGTTCGGCGGGGACCAGTTCCAGGCGAACTTCCTGCTCTTCCTGCACGTGCTGTCCTACTACATCACGCCATGGGTTGCGGTGCTGATCGTCGACTACTACGTCGTCCAGCGGTCAGGACGCAACACACCCGCCGTCGAGAACTACTACACCCCGACCGGCGTGTTCGGCCGTTACAACGCGGCAGGACTCGCGGCACTCCTCGTCGGCGTGATCGTGTCAATACCGTTCATGGCCAACGATTTCTACACGGGGCCAGTAGGACACGCGCTCGGCGGTGCGGATCTGAGTTACTTCGTCTCGGGCATCGTGGCGGCACTGCTCTATCTCGGCATCCGTCGCCGCACCGCACCGCACGGCATGCTGCCGCCGACCAGCGTCGCTTGA
- a CDS encoding mycofactocin-coupled SDR family oxidoreductase, which produces MGALDGRVAFVTGGARGQGRAHALALAAEGADVVIADAPAPMTDLTYPLGTEDDLRDTAKQVEGLGGVCLPLAADVRDPAAVAAAVEETVNRFGSLDIVVANAGIVSTGPLEEVTDVIWRQLVDTNLTGAFHTLRAAIPVMRRQRFGRIVVTSSMGGRMGIPELAAYNATKWGVIGLAKSVALEVAKEGITVNVICPTTVHTPMVQPVGGDDVPDDLVRRMMKGNPIPAPWIEPEDVSRGLMYLVTDPGVITGSVLEIGLGGSARIH; this is translated from the coding sequence ATGGGTGCGCTGGATGGTCGGGTCGCGTTCGTCACCGGAGGGGCCAGGGGGCAGGGCCGCGCACATGCGTTGGCGCTGGCCGCCGAGGGCGCCGACGTCGTCATCGCCGACGCGCCAGCCCCGATGACTGATCTGACGTATCCGCTCGGCACCGAGGACGATCTTCGTGACACCGCCAAGCAAGTGGAAGGGCTTGGCGGCGTTTGTCTTCCACTGGCGGCCGATGTGCGCGACCCCGCCGCGGTCGCCGCAGCCGTCGAGGAGACGGTGAACCGGTTCGGCAGTCTCGACATCGTGGTGGCCAACGCCGGGATCGTCAGCACCGGGCCGCTGGAAGAGGTCACCGACGTGATCTGGCGCCAGCTGGTGGACACCAACCTGACGGGCGCCTTCCACACGCTGCGCGCCGCGATCCCGGTGATGCGACGGCAGCGGTTCGGCCGCATCGTCGTCACGTCGTCGATGGGTGGCCGGATGGGCATTCCGGAACTGGCGGCCTACAACGCCACGAAGTGGGGCGTCATCGGGCTCGCCAAGTCGGTGGCCCTGGAGGTCGCCAAGGAGGGCATCACGGTCAACGTCATCTGCCCGACCACGGTGCACACCCCGATGGTGCAGCCAGTGGGCGGCGACGACGTTCCCGACGATCTGGTCCGCCGGATGATGAAGGGAAACCCGATCCCTGCGCCATGGATCGAACCCGAGGATGTCAGCCGCGGACTGATGTACCTCGTCACGGATCCCGGCGTGATCACCGGCAGCGTGCTGGAGATCGGCCTCGGCGGCAGCGCCAGAATCCACTGA
- the rnhA gene encoding ribonuclease HI — MTEPEDVVVIHTDGGCRPNPGPGGWGAVLRHRHHVREMFGGESDTTSNNRMELTAPIMALEALTRPVSVHLYTDSTYVRNGITKWVRGWERSGWQTAAKQPVKNVDLWQRLQAACALHRVEWFWVKGHAGVADNELADRLASRGMQEAIALLATK, encoded by the coding sequence ATGACCGAGCCCGAGGACGTCGTGGTCATTCACACCGACGGCGGCTGCAGACCCAACCCAGGGCCCGGCGGCTGGGGCGCGGTGCTGCGCCACCGGCACCACGTGCGCGAGATGTTCGGCGGCGAGTCCGACACGACGAGCAACAACCGGATGGAACTGACCGCGCCGATCATGGCGCTGGAGGCGCTGACCCGGCCGGTGTCGGTGCACCTCTACACGGACAGCACGTATGTCCGCAACGGCATCACCAAGTGGGTACGCGGCTGGGAGCGCAGCGGCTGGCAGACCGCCGCCAAACAACCGGTGAAGAACGTCGACCTGTGGCAGCGGCTGCAAGCGGCCTGCGCGCTGCATCGCGTCGAGTGGTTCTGGGTCAAGGGTCACGCGGGGGTCGCGGACAACGAACTCGCCGACAGGCTGGCGTCACGGGGTATGCAGGAAGCGATCGCCCTGTTGGCGACCAAGTGA
- a CDS encoding crotonase/enoyl-CoA hydratase family protein, with amino-acid sequence MSEDRVRVQIGSDGVATVTMVRSDKHNALDRAMFEGLVAAAEQVAGDASVRAVVLHGEGKSFCSGLDVASFMSGEGGTGVLLSRDEGRVANLAQRVAYDWSLVPAPVIAAIHGNCFGGGLQIALGADIRIAAPDAKLSVMEVKWGLVPDMGITQTLPRLVPIDVAKELTFTGRIVSGSEGSDLGLVTRTADDPLAAALTLAQEISQKSPDAVRAAKRLYDQTWVSDDAAAALALESQLQTALIGKPNQIAAVVAGMSGERPTFVDPSS; translated from the coding sequence GTGAGCGAAGACAGAGTGCGTGTGCAGATCGGGTCCGACGGCGTCGCGACGGTGACCATGGTGCGTTCGGACAAGCACAACGCGCTCGACCGGGCGATGTTCGAAGGGTTGGTGGCCGCCGCTGAGCAGGTGGCGGGCGATGCGTCCGTGCGCGCGGTCGTGCTGCACGGTGAGGGCAAGAGCTTCTGCTCCGGCCTGGACGTCGCGAGTTTCATGTCCGGTGAAGGGGGCACCGGCGTCCTGTTGAGCCGCGACGAGGGTCGGGTAGCCAACCTCGCGCAACGCGTGGCCTACGACTGGTCGCTGGTGCCGGCGCCGGTGATCGCCGCGATCCACGGCAACTGCTTCGGCGGCGGTCTGCAGATCGCGCTGGGCGCCGACATCCGGATCGCGGCGCCGGACGCCAAGCTGTCCGTCATGGAGGTCAAGTGGGGACTGGTGCCGGACATGGGCATCACGCAGACACTGCCGCGGCTGGTCCCGATCGACGTCGCCAAGGAGTTGACGTTCACCGGCCGCATCGTCTCCGGCAGCGAGGGTTCCGACCTCGGGCTGGTCACCAGGACCGCCGACGATCCGTTGGCCGCCGCACTGACACTGGCGCAGGAGATCTCGCAGAAGTCCCCGGACGCGGTCCGCGCGGCCAAGCGCCTGTACGACCAGACATGGGTCAGCGATGACGCCGCGGCGGCGCTGGCACTGGAAAGCCAGTTGCAGACCGCGCTGATCGGCAAGCCCAACCAGATCGCGGCCGTCGTCGCCGGAATGTCAGGGGAGCGGCCCACTTTCGTCGACCCGAGCTCCTAG
- a CDS encoding RND family transporter, producing MSEHRAGRPVFARTVRLLAIPIIVFWGLVAVSTNTFIPKVEDVAAELAGPMIPTYAPSQVAMLHIGEKFQESTSTSLTMVVLEADRPLDEKDHQYYDDLMRRLKNDTQHVQYVMDLWGKPITAAGAQSVDGKATYVLLRLAGDIGQIEANRSVDAVRHIIANDTPPPGLKVYVSGAAPLASDTLSIANASLNNITIVTIFLITFMLLLVYRSVSTLLVPLASVLFEMLIAKGVVATLGHFGVIPLSSFAINMVVSLTLGAGTDYGIFLLGRYHEARQAGETREEAYYTAFRGVSPIIIGSGLTIAGAGFCLSFARLDYFHTMGPAVAIGMLLTISAALTLGPAILTVGSIFGLFDPKRAARGHLYRRIAASVVRWPVPILVASCTVVLLGAIFVPSYQVNYDDRQYQPTNGLANQGFQASDRHFPPSKLFSEMLMVESDHDMRNSADFISLDRVAKALIRVPGVAMVQSITRPLGRPLDRATIPYLFTTQGSGSGQQLPFNQEQNADTDEQAQIQAHTIEVLGQTIDLTQKLSDDLHATVLTAENLQQVTDMINDDISNLDDFIRPLKNYFYWEPHCFDIPICWAFRSLFDGLDGIDALDVEIAHTVTDLQAVDALLPQLTTQLKIMRDDTQALQAVIVNSYGPAHLQSTQTDQTYDDLINVGNDFDKSRSDDFFYMPREAFDNDDVKTGMQLLMSPDGKAARFIVTHEGNAMGPEGIEHVDAFPQAIQIALKETSLAGARIYIGGAGSNNKDIKQYAASDLLIVAIAAFILIFLIMLFITRSLIAALVIPGTVAFSFAGAFGLSILVWQHLVGLHLHWLVLPITFIILVAVGSDYNLLLIARVKEELGAGIHTGLIRALGSTGGVVTSAGLVFAFTMLAMLTSDLRTIGQVGTTVCIGLLLDTLIVRSFIVPCILRILGPWFWWPTLVRSRPLRQSSKVGVQQ from the coding sequence GTGAGCGAACACCGCGCCGGTCGACCTGTCTTCGCACGCACGGTTCGACTTCTCGCCATTCCCATCATCGTCTTCTGGGGCCTGGTCGCCGTCTCGACGAACACCTTCATCCCGAAGGTGGAAGACGTGGCCGCCGAACTCGCGGGCCCGATGATTCCGACCTACGCGCCGTCACAGGTGGCGATGCTGCACATCGGCGAGAAGTTCCAGGAGTCCACCTCGACCAGCCTGACCATGGTCGTGTTGGAAGCCGACAGGCCGTTGGACGAGAAGGACCACCAGTACTACGACGACCTGATGCGGCGGTTGAAGAACGACACGCAGCATGTGCAGTACGTAATGGACTTGTGGGGCAAGCCGATAACCGCTGCGGGCGCGCAGAGCGTCGACGGCAAGGCCACCTACGTGCTGCTGCGCCTGGCCGGGGATATCGGGCAGATCGAGGCGAACAGGTCTGTCGACGCCGTCCGGCACATCATCGCGAACGACACACCGCCGCCGGGGCTGAAGGTCTATGTCAGCGGCGCGGCACCGTTGGCGTCGGACACGCTGTCGATCGCCAACGCCAGCCTGAACAACATCACGATCGTCACGATTTTTCTGATCACATTCATGCTGCTGCTCGTCTACCGCTCGGTGAGCACGCTGCTGGTGCCGCTGGCCAGCGTGCTGTTCGAGATGCTGATCGCCAAGGGCGTGGTCGCGACGTTGGGGCATTTCGGCGTCATCCCGCTCTCGTCGTTCGCTATCAACATGGTCGTCTCACTGACGCTGGGCGCAGGCACCGATTACGGCATCTTCCTGCTGGGCCGCTACCACGAAGCCCGGCAGGCCGGCGAGACTCGAGAAGAGGCGTACTACACCGCCTTTCGGGGCGTCTCCCCGATCATCATCGGGTCGGGTCTGACCATCGCGGGCGCCGGTTTCTGCCTGAGTTTCGCGCGACTCGACTACTTCCACACGATGGGCCCTGCGGTCGCGATCGGGATGCTGCTGACCATCTCGGCGGCGCTGACGTTGGGGCCCGCCATCCTGACGGTGGGGAGCATCTTCGGGCTCTTCGACCCGAAACGCGCGGCGAGGGGGCACCTGTACCGCCGGATCGCGGCCAGCGTGGTGCGCTGGCCGGTGCCGATACTGGTGGCCAGTTGCACCGTCGTCCTGCTCGGGGCCATCTTCGTGCCGTCGTATCAGGTGAACTACGACGACCGTCAGTATCAGCCGACGAACGGCCTTGCCAATCAAGGCTTTCAAGCGTCGGACCGGCACTTCCCGCCGAGCAAGCTGTTCAGCGAGATGCTGATGGTCGAGTCGGATCACGACATGCGCAACTCGGCGGATTTCATCTCCCTCGACCGGGTGGCCAAGGCCCTCATCCGAGTACCGGGTGTCGCCATGGTGCAGAGCATCACCAGGCCCCTTGGCCGACCACTCGACCGCGCCACCATCCCCTACCTGTTCACCACGCAGGGCAGCGGAAGCGGTCAACAACTGCCGTTCAACCAAGAGCAGAACGCCGACACCGACGAGCAGGCGCAGATCCAGGCGCACACCATCGAGGTGCTCGGCCAAACCATCGACCTGACCCAGAAACTGTCGGACGACCTGCACGCCACGGTGCTGACCGCGGAGAACCTGCAACAGGTCACCGACATGATCAACGACGACATCTCGAATCTCGACGACTTCATTCGGCCGCTGAAAAACTATTTCTATTGGGAGCCACACTGTTTCGACATCCCGATATGTTGGGCGTTCCGGTCGCTGTTCGACGGACTCGACGGCATCGACGCCCTTGACGTCGAGATCGCCCACACCGTCACCGATCTTCAGGCCGTCGACGCGCTGCTGCCCCAGTTGACCACGCAACTGAAGATCATGCGAGACGATACGCAGGCGCTGCAAGCCGTCATCGTCAACTCGTACGGGCCGGCGCACCTGCAGTCCACGCAGACCGACCAGACCTACGACGACCTGATCAACGTCGGCAACGATTTCGACAAGTCCCGCAGCGACGACTTCTTCTACATGCCGCGAGAGGCGTTCGACAACGACGACGTCAAAACCGGTATGCAACTGCTGATGTCGCCGGACGGCAAGGCGGCCCGCTTCATCGTCACCCACGAGGGCAACGCGATGGGCCCCGAGGGCATCGAACACGTCGACGCCTTTCCGCAAGCCATCCAGATCGCGCTGAAAGAGACGTCGTTGGCGGGCGCGCGGATCTACATCGGGGGCGCGGGCTCCAACAACAAAGACATCAAGCAGTACGCCGCGTCGGATCTGCTCATCGTGGCGATCGCCGCGTTCATCCTGATCTTCCTGATCATGCTGTTCATCACCCGAAGCCTGATCGCCGCGCTGGTCATTCCCGGCACGGTGGCGTTCTCGTTCGCCGGCGCCTTCGGTCTGTCGATTCTGGTGTGGCAGCACCTGGTCGGACTGCACCTGCACTGGCTGGTGCTGCCGATCACGTTCATCATCCTGGTGGCGGTCGGTTCGGACTACAACCTGCTGTTGATCGCGCGGGTGAAAGAAGAATTGGGTGCAGGCATCCACACCGGACTCATCCGCGCGCTGGGAAGCACTGGCGGCGTGGTGACGTCGGCGGGCCTGGTGTTCGCCTTCACCATGCTGGCGATGCTGACCAGCGATCTGCGGACCATCGGTCAGGTCGGCACCACCGTGTGCATCGGCCTGCTCCTCGACACGCTGATCGTGCGTTCGTTCATCGTGCCGTGCATCCTGCGGATCCTGGGGCCGTGGTTCTGGTGGCCGACGCTGGTGCGGTCTCGCCCGCTCCGACAGTCATCGAAAGTCGGAGTGCAGCAATGA
- a CDS encoding MmpS family transport accessory protein: protein MSPRSVGRTVLARVWLPSVAVVAVLVGALCMWKVHQASAPGPVLAVNGPQAPEEFVPKQLTYELDGDLGDTGMLSYVDIDGHPHKVDLASLPWSHTETTTLTVVSGSISAQVHGGEVHCRMLVNGVVRDEQSATRQDADVTCRVKSA from the coding sequence GTGAGCCCTCGTTCCGTCGGGAGAACCGTGCTGGCGCGAGTCTGGCTACCGTCGGTGGCCGTCGTCGCCGTCTTGGTGGGTGCGCTGTGCATGTGGAAGGTGCATCAGGCGTCTGCCCCTGGGCCTGTGCTGGCGGTCAACGGCCCGCAGGCGCCAGAAGAGTTCGTGCCCAAACAACTGACCTACGAACTGGACGGCGACCTCGGCGACACAGGGATGCTCTCCTACGTCGACATCGACGGACATCCGCACAAGGTCGACCTCGCGTCGCTGCCGTGGTCGCATACCGAAACCACCACGCTCACCGTCGTCTCCGGCAGCATTTCGGCGCAGGTGCACGGAGGTGAGGTGCACTGCCGGATGCTGGTGAATGGTGTTGTCCGCGACGAACAGTCGGCGACGCGTCAGGACGCCGACGTCACCTGCCGAGTGAAATCGGCGTGA